One genomic region from Bradyrhizobium icense encodes:
- a CDS encoding SIR2 family NAD-dependent protein deacylase, whose protein sequence is MKRAPQIDFVNAADAEAILTDVATRLRAGSIVPYLGPGLAALSNPDAPMTPEALAGFFAAKVALPRRAKGNVWASAQHIESNKHRSTVTALMAQAFAAPVEPTPLHHHLAALSPPLIVDAWYDGAMRAALGKHHGWGELQGISRAGIGEDRWYRFYDAEGREVDRAVAQSWTTVLYKPHGGVLPARNFLISDADYVEVLTEIDIQTPIPDVVKERRNGRRFLFIGCRFNDQLLRTYARQLTKRSAGVHYGIVEPDVLSRNELRFLVEQDLTPLAIPLPRAIEILLAG, encoded by the coding sequence ATGAAGAGGGCCCCGCAAATCGACTTTGTTAACGCGGCCGATGCGGAGGCGATTCTCACTGACGTAGCAACTAGGCTGCGTGCCGGCAGCATTGTTCCCTATCTCGGACCTGGCCTCGCCGCGTTGTCGAATCCGGATGCGCCGATGACGCCGGAGGCCTTGGCTGGCTTCTTCGCTGCCAAGGTAGCGCTGCCGCGCCGGGCCAAGGGCAATGTCTGGGCGTCGGCGCAGCACATCGAGAGCAACAAGCATCGCTCCACCGTGACGGCATTGATGGCGCAGGCCTTTGCTGCGCCGGTCGAGCCGACGCCACTGCATCATCATCTCGCCGCCCTATCACCGCCTCTCATCGTCGATGCCTGGTATGACGGCGCGATGCGTGCGGCGCTTGGCAAGCACCATGGGTGGGGCGAGCTGCAGGGCATTAGCCGCGCCGGCATCGGCGAGGACCGCTGGTATCGCTTCTATGATGCGGAGGGCAGAGAGGTCGATCGCGCTGTGGCGCAGAGCTGGACCACGGTCCTCTACAAGCCGCACGGCGGCGTGCTGCCTGCCAGGAACTTCCTGATCTCTGACGCCGACTATGTCGAGGTGCTGACCGAGATCGACATTCAGACGCCGATCCCCGATGTGGTGAAAGAGCGGCGCAATGGCCGAAGATTTCTCTTCATCGGCTGCCGCTTCAACGATCAGCTGCTGCGAACCTATGCGCGGCAGCTCACCAAGCGCTCGGCCGGTGTTCATTACGGCATCGTGGAGCCGGATGTGCTGTCCAGGAATGAGCTGCGCTTTTTGGTCGAACAGGACCTGACGCCGCTTGCGATCCCGCTCCCGCGCGCGATCGAGATCCTGCTCGCCGGCTGA
- the nifT gene encoding putative nitrogen fixation protein NifT: protein MKIMIRRSPEAGLSIYVPKKDLEEPIVESEHEMLWGGWIRIANGWVLDLPEMASDTPLPITVNARKRGGGADER, encoded by the coding sequence ATGAAAATCATGATTCGCCGCTCTCCGGAGGCAGGCCTGTCGATCTACGTGCCGAAAAAAGATCTCGAGGAGCCGATCGTTGAATCGGAGCACGAGATGTTGTGGGGCGGCTGGATCAGAATAGCCAATGGCTGGGTGCTCGATCTGCCCGAGATGGCGAGCGATACGCCGCTCCCGATCACGGTAAATGCCAGGAAGCGTGGTGGGGGCGCGGATGAGCGATGA
- the nifS gene encoding cysteine desulfurase NifS, with product MNEAIVPIYLDNNATTRTDPCVLQAMLPFFTEQFGNASSTHAFGSEVAGAVGKARRSLQGLLGAAHDHEIVFTSGGTESNNAAILSALTTQQGRDEIVTTSVEHSAILTLVEQLATRGIKTHVIPVDSRGRLDVEAFRWALGPRTAIASVMWANNETGTIFPVEFLARLARAAGALFHTDAVQAVGREPIDLKDSAIDMLSLSAHKLHGPKGIGALYLRNGTKFRPLIWGGAQERRRRGGTENIPGIIGLGKAAELAAERLEPERVRIGALRDRLEQAILHNCRCIALGDVSNRLPNTANIAFQDLEGEAIVHHLNRAGIAASHGSACSSCSMKPSHVLRAMNVPPRILRGAVRFSLSRETTVEEVDQVVRIVPGILAHLRTISREHPNHASNSP from the coding sequence TTGAACGAGGCGATTGTGCCGATCTATCTCGACAACAATGCGACCACGCGGACAGATCCGTGTGTCTTGCAAGCCATGTTGCCGTTCTTCACAGAGCAGTTCGGCAATGCCTCGTCCACCCATGCCTTCGGCAGCGAGGTCGCGGGCGCGGTGGGGAAGGCGCGCCGCAGCCTGCAGGGTTTGCTGGGGGCCGCCCACGATCATGAGATCGTCTTCACCTCCGGCGGGACCGAGTCCAACAACGCCGCCATCCTTTCTGCGCTTACGACCCAGCAAGGGCGCGACGAGATTGTCACCACCTCCGTCGAGCATTCCGCCATCCTCACGCTGGTCGAGCAATTGGCGACAAGGGGCATCAAGACGCATGTGATCCCGGTGGATTCGCGCGGACGGCTCGACGTTGAGGCCTTTCGCTGGGCGCTTGGACCACGCACGGCGATCGCGTCGGTTATGTGGGCCAACAACGAGACCGGTACGATTTTCCCGGTGGAGTTTCTGGCTAGGTTGGCGCGTGCGGCGGGCGCGCTGTTTCACACTGATGCGGTACAGGCTGTAGGCAGGGAGCCCATCGACTTGAAAGACAGTGCTATCGACATGCTCTCGCTGTCGGCGCATAAGCTGCATGGCCCCAAAGGGATCGGAGCGCTCTATTTACGCAATGGCACGAAATTCAGGCCGCTGATCTGGGGCGGGGCACAGGAACGACGACGACGCGGCGGAACCGAGAACATCCCGGGCATCATCGGTCTTGGAAAAGCTGCGGAGCTTGCGGCCGAGCGCCTCGAGCCCGAGCGCGTTCGCATTGGTGCGTTGCGCGATCGCCTGGAGCAGGCGATCTTGCACAACTGCCGCTGCATAGCGCTCGGCGATGTCAGCAACCGGCTGCCGAATACGGCTAACATCGCCTTCCAAGATCTCGAAGGCGAAGCAATCGTCCACCATCTCAATCGCGCGGGCATTGCCGCTTCGCACGGATCAGCTTGCAGCTCTTGCTCAATGAAGCCGTCTCATGTGCTGCGCGCCATGAACGTGCCTCCGAGGATCCTACGCGGCGCGGTGCGCTTTTCCTTGTCGCGTGAAACCACCGTCGAAGAAGTCGATCAGGTCGTCCGAATAGTGCCCGGCATTCTGGCTCACCTGCGCACCATATCACGAGAGCATCCCAATCACGCCAGCAATTCGCCCTGA
- a CDS encoding NifU family protein, with protein sequence MLVEPEQLKQPPVIETNREQLIRAVIEEIRPNLQRDGGDCQLVGIEGSKIMVKLTGACVFCKLSSATLEGIQARLVERLGEFVRLIPVAGATNARH encoded by the coding sequence ATGCTGGTGGAACCAGAACAACTGAAGCAACCGCCGGTCATTGAGACCAATCGGGAGCAGCTCATTCGCGCCGTGATCGAGGAGATCCGGCCCAATCTGCAACGCGACGGCGGCGACTGTCAGCTGGTCGGGATCGAGGGCAGCAAGATCATGGTCAAGCTGACTGGTGCCTGCGTATTCTGCAAGCTTTCAAGCGCGACGCTAGAAGGCATTCAGGCGCGGCTGGTCGAAAGGCTCGGCGAATTCGTTCGCCTGATCCCGGTCGCCGGCGCCACCAATGCGCGGCATTGA
- a CDS encoding HesB/IscA family protein, with protein MINLTNSAVNALKSAISASAQPTSGLRIMVEAGGCDGFKYKMGLADEAKSDDTVIERDGIKVFVDNKSHEHLAGTTIDFVVALEGSGFTFDNPNVSSSCSCGKSFGR; from the coding sequence ATGATCAATCTGACGAATAGCGCAGTGAATGCGCTCAAGAGCGCGATCTCGGCTTCGGCGCAGCCGACGAGCGGCCTGCGCATCATGGTCGAGGCTGGCGGCTGCGACGGATTCAAATACAAGATGGGCCTCGCCGACGAGGCAAAGTCCGACGACACCGTCATCGAGCGCGACGGGATCAAGGTGTTCGTCGACAATAAGAGCCATGAGCACCTCGCCGGCACGACGATCGATTTCGTGGTGGCGCTGGAGGGCTCGGGCTTCACCTTCGACAACCCAAACGTCAGCTCGAGCTGCTCCTGCGGCAAATCCTTCGGCAGATGA
- a CDS encoding Rieske (2Fe-2S) protein — protein sequence MNEQRSQPNIAYAICGFNDIPSQRAMGFHLMIVDEDGSHRPWPIAVVRWGKRVFAYLNKCPHNGVNLDWERNQFFDPRGIRLMCGKHGSTFELGTGRCVDGPCKGSSLTPVALIVLDGDICVTGVRLVEEEDSSG from the coding sequence ATGAACGAGCAGCGGTCGCAACCGAATATCGCCTATGCGATTTGCGGGTTCAACGATATTCCAAGCCAGCGCGCCATGGGCTTCCACCTCATGATCGTCGACGAAGACGGCAGCCACAGGCCGTGGCCCATTGCCGTGGTGCGCTGGGGCAAGCGGGTGTTTGCCTATCTCAACAAATGCCCGCACAATGGCGTCAATCTGGACTGGGAACGCAACCAGTTTTTCGATCCCCGCGGCATCCGGCTGATGTGCGGCAAGCACGGCTCGACCTTCGAGCTCGGCACCGGCCGCTGTGTCGACGGCCCGTGCAAGGGCAGCAGTCTCACGCCGGTCGCGTTGATAGTGCTGGACGGCGATATCTGCGTGACCGGCGTGCGGCTTGTCGAGGAGGAGGATTCCTCTGGCTAA
- a CDS encoding ImmA/IrrE family metallo-endopeptidase: MAKADDSSLDPEELRAVQAAARRALDRASAWGIYPTPTAVILEAASLKVAPASAFDPRRITDYLLGKAESAAVALKSAIAKVFGIYDAGEQLIHIDDTVHKSKQNFLKLHEAGHHELPSHRSAFRLFHDCEKTLDPTISDLFEREANNFARFVLFQGDGYASMAADHKLELKTPMKLAGKFGASVYASCREFARTHHRACAVYVLEPVTYCEKTGARAKVRRIEASPDYLRQFRRPDETEITLDHSLGRVLPVGRKMTRPTTVSITDRNGQAHECVAEAFDTTFNVLLLIYPVKALTAVTVIIPSR; this comes from the coding sequence GTGGCCAAGGCTGACGACAGTAGTCTCGACCCCGAAGAGTTGCGCGCCGTGCAGGCCGCTGCACGGCGCGCACTGGATCGGGCCTCTGCATGGGGCATCTATCCGACACCGACCGCCGTCATTCTCGAAGCAGCCAGTCTGAAAGTTGCGCCTGCAAGCGCGTTCGACCCAAGGCGCATTACAGACTACCTGCTCGGCAAGGCCGAGAGCGCCGCAGTCGCACTCAAATCCGCGATCGCCAAGGTGTTCGGCATCTATGATGCGGGCGAACAGCTGATTCATATCGACGACACCGTCCACAAGTCCAAGCAGAACTTCCTCAAACTGCATGAGGCCGGACATCACGAGCTGCCCTCGCACCGCAGTGCGTTCCGATTGTTCCATGACTGCGAGAAAACGCTCGATCCGACCATCTCTGACCTCTTCGAGCGCGAGGCCAACAATTTTGCCCGGTTCGTTCTGTTTCAGGGTGACGGCTACGCATCGATGGCGGCCGATCACAAACTCGAACTTAAGACACCGATGAAGCTGGCCGGCAAGTTCGGTGCATCGGTCTATGCGTCATGCCGTGAATTTGCGCGCACGCATCACCGCGCCTGCGCCGTCTATGTTCTCGAGCCAGTCACGTATTGCGAGAAGACCGGCGCGCGGGCCAAAGTTCGGCGCATCGAGGCGTCTCCTGACTACCTGCGGCAGTTTCGCCGTCCTGACGAGACCGAGATCACGCTTGACCATTCACTTGGCAGGGTTTTGCCAGTCGGAAGGAAGATGACACGTCCCACCACTGTGTCGATTACAGATCGAAACGGCCAGGCGCATGAATGCGTAGCCGAGGCCTTCGACACGACATTCAATGTGCTTTTGCTGATTTATCCGGTGAAGGCGCTGACGGCTGTCACTGTGATTATCCCCAGTCGGTGA
- a CDS encoding helix-turn-helix domain-containing protein: MARKSVEPEVKLTLGQYLASIREDRDLSQRDVEKATNKVVSNAYLSQIENGLIKKPNPNILHALSELYAISYEDLMERAGYIVPTRSRSGGEQRHGRVATFAGHNLTDEEEAQLVQFLGYLRSRKKPGGQG; the protein is encoded by the coding sequence ATGGCACGGAAGAGCGTTGAGCCAGAGGTCAAGCTCACGCTTGGACAATATCTCGCCTCAATTCGCGAAGATCGCGACCTCTCGCAGCGTGACGTGGAGAAGGCTACCAACAAGGTCGTGTCCAACGCGTACTTGTCTCAAATCGAAAACGGACTTATCAAGAAACCCAACCCAAACATTTTGCACGCGCTCTCAGAGCTGTACGCGATCAGCTACGAGGATCTGATGGAGCGCGCCGGCTATATCGTGCCGACACGCTCGCGCAGCGGCGGCGAGCAGCGCCATGGCCGCGTCGCGACGTTCGCAGGCCATAACCTCACAGATGAAGAAGAAGCGCAGCTCGTCCAGTTCCTGGGATATCTGCGCAGCAGGAAAAAACCTGGTGGCCAAGGCTGA
- a CDS encoding multiubiquitin domain-containing protein, which produces MKNALTGGQARDHHVETEPARRPGPDGKFFTTVNDITVKFSDATPAGERILDKAGFKPAGDFVLIQLMRRGTRSIGLDETVDLTAAGTEAFRAFKSDRILRFTMDDHGYEWGVRTIAEPELRVIGRVRDDEVIILERDGKDVELKADDHLDLGEKGTEHLQTEKRLITVFFENEPREIRRGTYSTEQLKTLFGVQEGYVLEVINEEGNLTELKPGKRLRVKDGMRFFEQVPCGGSS; this is translated from the coding sequence ATGAAAAATGCACTCACTGGCGGCCAGGCCCGCGATCACCACGTCGAGACGGAGCCGGCGCGCCGTCCCGGGCCGGACGGCAAGTTCTTCACCACCGTCAACGACATCACCGTCAAGTTCTCGGACGCGACGCCCGCCGGCGAACGCATCCTGGACAAGGCGGGGTTCAAGCCGGCCGGAGATTTTGTCCTGATCCAGCTGATGCGCCGCGGCACCCGTTCGATCGGGCTCGACGAAACCGTCGACCTGACCGCGGCGGGCACGGAGGCGTTTCGGGCGTTCAAGAGCGACCGCATCCTCCGTTTCACCATGGACGATCATGGCTACGAGTGGGGCGTGCGGACGATCGCCGAGCCTGAGCTGCGCGTCATCGGCCGGGTCCGCGACGACGAGGTGATCATCCTGGAGCGCGACGGCAAGGACGTCGAACTCAAGGCCGACGACCATCTCGATCTCGGCGAGAAGGGCACCGAGCATCTGCAGACCGAAAAGCGATTGATCACGGTCTTCTTCGAGAACGAGCCTCGCGAAATTCGTCGCGGGACCTACTCGACGGAGCAGCTGAAAACTCTGTTCGGCGTCCAGGAAGGTTACGTCCTCGAGGTCATCAACGAGGAAGGCAACCTCACCGAGCTGAAGCCGGGCAAGCGGCTGCGCGTCAAGGACGGCATGCGCTTCTTCGAGCAGGTGCCCTGCGGGGGCTCGTCGTGA
- a CDS encoding HesA/MoeB/ThiF family protein, with protein sequence MTRLDRQSFLGADSNAILETATIGIVGLGGGGSHVAQQAAHMGIGGYVNADPDVIEETNTNRLIGGTLADVAVSMPKVSIAERLIRGLHSKARIISVQVDWRDAADDLKRCDVIIGAVDGFKEREQLERFARRHLIPYIDIGMDVHDLGKKGFLVSGQVILSMPGAPCMRCCGFITDERLEQEANRYGAAGSRPQVVWSNGVLASTAVGLLTQVLTPWYQNPPKFVFLDYDGNKGTMTRNARMELLRDHVCPHHPPDETGDPMFDIRKQSFRPRPAAAPEPARRWWQRIWNRLSGRGET encoded by the coding sequence ATGACCCGTCTCGACCGCCAGAGCTTCCTTGGCGCTGACAGCAATGCCATTCTTGAAACTGCCACGATTGGCATCGTCGGTCTGGGCGGCGGCGGCTCGCATGTCGCGCAGCAGGCGGCGCATATGGGCATCGGCGGGTATGTGAACGCCGATCCGGACGTCATCGAAGAGACGAATACCAACCGGCTGATCGGCGGGACCTTGGCCGACGTTGCGGTCAGCATGCCCAAGGTGTCGATTGCCGAGCGTCTCATCCGCGGGCTTCACTCGAAAGCCCGGATCATCTCCGTGCAGGTCGACTGGCGCGACGCGGCCGACGATCTCAAACGCTGTGACGTCATCATCGGAGCGGTCGACGGGTTCAAGGAGCGCGAGCAGCTCGAGCGGTTCGCCCGCCGGCATCTCATTCCCTATATCGACATCGGCATGGACGTGCACGACCTGGGCAAAAAGGGGTTTCTCGTGAGCGGCCAGGTGATCCTCTCGATGCCGGGCGCGCCCTGCATGCGCTGTTGCGGCTTCATCACGGATGAGCGTCTGGAGCAGGAAGCCAATCGCTACGGGGCGGCCGGCTCGCGCCCGCAGGTCGTCTGGTCGAATGGCGTTCTGGCGTCGACGGCCGTGGGATTGCTGACTCAGGTGCTCACCCCCTGGTATCAGAACCCGCCGAAATTCGTCTTTCTCGATTACGACGGAAACAAGGGTACGATGACGCGGAACGCGCGCATGGAGCTGTTGCGCGATCATGTGTGCCCGCATCATCCGCCTGATGAGACCGGCGATCCCATGTTCGATATCCGCAAGCAGTCGTTTCGCCCGCGGCCTGCGGCGGCGCCCGAACCCGCGCGGCGGTGGTGGCAGCGGATTTGGAATCGACTTTCTGGAAGAGGCGAAACGTAG
- a CDS encoding AAA family ATPase — MAQENKKTDIEADFLQLARTALSGRTQDVQVVLRRAAKRYQPLVPQFAEALTMLLHELPSPASPLRRQAEVPLPVDLDSRLHLMRVEPEPALDHEPVFATDLEASLRQIVGERRNPQALARAGLDPTRAALFLGPPGVGKTMAARWVARELKRPLLILDLAAVMSSLLGRTGSNLRHVLEYAKTIDCVLLLDELDAIAKRRDDRGEIGELKRLVTVLIQQIDDWPTSGVLLGATNHPDLLDPAIWRRFELHVEFPLPDRDGIERFIAGTLAPYFPATKEWSAVLAVAFAGRSFSDVERDLSAARRSAALSNTPLEEQLAGILAHKSLSRARRIELAASLVDQGMLSQRKARELTGVARDTIRSHTAPRVTKTHRKNGRDRP; from the coding sequence ATGGCCCAAGAGAACAAAAAGACCGACATCGAAGCTGACTTCCTCCAGCTTGCCCGCACGGCGCTTTCAGGACGCACCCAGGACGTCCAGGTGGTGCTGCGCCGCGCCGCCAAGCGCTATCAGCCTCTGGTGCCGCAGTTCGCCGAGGCGCTGACAATGCTGCTGCACGAATTGCCCTCTCCTGCGTCTCCCTTGCGTCGCCAGGCTGAGGTGCCGCTCCCCGTCGACCTAGACTCGCGCTTGCATCTGATGCGCGTGGAGCCAGAGCCGGCGCTCGATCACGAACCTGTCTTCGCCACGGACCTCGAGGCCTCGTTGCGCCAGATCGTGGGGGAACGGCGCAATCCGCAAGCGCTCGCCCGTGCCGGCCTCGATCCGACAAGGGCAGCCCTGTTTCTTGGTCCTCCGGGCGTCGGCAAGACCATGGCCGCGCGGTGGGTTGCGCGCGAACTGAAGCGCCCGCTTCTCATTCTGGACTTGGCGGCCGTGATGAGCAGTCTGCTGGGCAGGACCGGCAGCAATCTGCGTCATGTCCTGGAATACGCCAAGACCATTGACTGCGTTCTGCTGCTCGACGAGTTGGATGCCATCGCCAAGCGCCGCGACGACCGCGGCGAGATCGGCGAGTTGAAGCGGCTTGTCACTGTCTTGATTCAGCAGATTGACGATTGGCCGACCTCCGGCGTGCTGCTGGGCGCCACCAATCACCCGGACCTCCTCGATCCGGCGATCTGGCGCCGCTTCGAGCTGCATGTCGAATTCCCGCTGCCCGACCGGGATGGGATCGAGCGCTTCATTGCCGGGACGCTCGCGCCTTACTTTCCGGCGACGAAAGAATGGAGCGCCGTGCTGGCCGTGGCGTTCGCCGGCCGCTCGTTCAGCGATGTCGAACGAGACCTCTCGGCAGCTCGAAGAAGCGCCGCTCTCAGCAACACGCCGCTCGAAGAGCAACTTGCGGGTATCTTGGCCCATAAGTCCCTCTCGAGAGCAAGACGGATTGAGCTGGCCGCGTCCCTGGTCGATCAGGGTATGTTATCGCAGCGCAAGGCGCGTGAGCTGACAGGTGTCGCGCGCGATACCATCCGCAGCCACACGGCGCCGCGGGTGACGAAGACTCATCGCAAGAACGGCAGAGACAGGCCATGA
- a CDS encoding S8 family peptidase encodes MTKRNFLLGKGERLVEDVAGVRGGAPKSHPYTFSEARDRIAPMLTRVVRGIDQLPDSACPDNRAVATVTLNPEYIAKSYFPERLFESIGLEPVGSRPRRITPQKRSKGREPEETITTELFVMGTRDAFRAWRNALPRWGEDVTGANELPTIEQVAAPSPRDKIKGRLPKSGKTLFEVVLHSDGGTGSNGIIPLFKDYLDEIGIDQPLDRRFSAGGLCFVELEAPVELADDIATFTPVRALRQMPSLRMLRPTFRSSRVAMEDIALPATGPVDPNIRVAIFDGGVPKNHPIGKWVKSIEPPGIGKTIGDFQKHGVGVTSAFLFGHIDPANPVARPYAPVDHYRVLDTAPGQNPHELYEVLARIDQVLVEKQYQFVNLSIGPRLPIEDDDVHAWTAVLDDRLSRGTTLATIAVGNDGDSPAKGGFNRIQVPADCVNALAVGSCDSPEAQWQRCIYSSVGPGRSPGVVKPDFVEFGGCLQRPFIVVSETAAAAFEATEGTSFSAPSVLRMGAGVRAHFGDNLSMLAIRALLIHTAETSDYPCEDVGRGRVARSVQDIVLCDDDTVRVVYQGSIVPTRYIRAPIPVPSGVIPGKVTITATLCYPTGVDPHHPDNYTRAGLEPTFRPHDQKRKDPSQVHADSKSFFGKTQSGLMEDELRRDAWKWENCLHTSVTFMGKTLRNPVLDIYYNARLGGRNFAPKEELPYALVISVHAKHLGDLYDKIVRKYARQLETLRPVVEIPVTT; translated from the coding sequence ATGACGAAGCGCAATTTTTTGCTCGGGAAGGGCGAGCGTCTTGTCGAGGATGTTGCGGGCGTCCGGGGCGGCGCACCGAAAAGTCATCCCTACACATTCTCCGAAGCGAGGGACCGCATCGCGCCGATGCTGACGCGCGTCGTGCGCGGCATCGATCAGTTGCCGGACTCGGCCTGTCCAGACAATCGGGCGGTGGCAACCGTCACGCTCAACCCGGAATACATCGCCAAGTCATACTTCCCGGAACGACTCTTTGAATCGATCGGGCTCGAGCCGGTCGGCAGCCGGCCGCGCCGCATCACCCCGCAGAAGCGCTCGAAGGGCCGTGAGCCGGAAGAGACCATCACCACCGAACTGTTCGTCATGGGCACCCGCGACGCGTTTCGCGCCTGGCGCAACGCGCTGCCGCGCTGGGGCGAGGATGTGACGGGCGCCAATGAACTACCCACCATCGAGCAGGTGGCCGCCCCATCGCCGCGCGACAAGATCAAGGGCCGGTTGCCGAAGAGCGGCAAGACCTTGTTCGAGGTCGTTCTTCACAGCGACGGCGGGACGGGCTCAAACGGCATCATTCCGCTGTTCAAGGACTACCTCGATGAGATCGGCATCGATCAGCCGCTCGACCGCCGGTTTTCGGCGGGCGGGCTGTGCTTCGTCGAGTTAGAGGCCCCAGTCGAGCTCGCCGACGATATTGCCACCTTCACGCCCGTGCGTGCGCTGCGGCAGATGCCATCCTTGCGAATGTTGCGGCCGACCTTCCGCTCTTCCCGTGTCGCGATGGAGGATATCGCGCTGCCGGCTACCGGTCCCGTCGATCCCAATATCCGCGTTGCGATTTTCGATGGCGGCGTGCCGAAGAACCATCCCATCGGCAAATGGGTGAAGTCCATCGAGCCGCCCGGCATCGGCAAGACTATCGGCGACTTCCAGAAACACGGCGTTGGCGTCACCTCCGCGTTCCTGTTCGGACATATCGACCCGGCTAATCCGGTGGCCCGCCCCTATGCGCCGGTCGATCATTACCGTGTCCTTGATACGGCGCCTGGTCAGAACCCGCACGAGCTCTACGAGGTGCTGGCACGTATCGACCAAGTGCTCGTCGAAAAACAATATCAGTTCGTGAATTTGAGCATTGGCCCCCGTCTTCCGATCGAAGACGACGACGTTCATGCTTGGACTGCCGTGCTCGACGACCGGTTGTCGCGCGGCACGACCCTGGCCACAATCGCTGTCGGGAACGACGGCGATAGCCCGGCGAAGGGCGGCTTCAACCGCATCCAGGTCCCGGCCGACTGCGTGAATGCTCTTGCCGTAGGTTCCTGCGACAGCCCTGAGGCGCAGTGGCAGCGCTGCATTTACAGCTCCGTCGGCCCAGGCCGCAGCCCCGGCGTCGTCAAACCTGACTTCGTCGAATTCGGCGGCTGTCTGCAACGACCCTTTATCGTGGTTAGCGAAACGGCAGCCGCGGCCTTCGAGGCGACCGAAGGGACATCTTTTTCCGCGCCGTCCGTGCTCCGTATGGGCGCAGGCGTGCGCGCGCATTTCGGCGACAACCTGAGCATGCTTGCCATTCGGGCCTTGCTGATTCACACGGCCGAGACATCCGATTATCCGTGCGAAGACGTCGGGCGCGGCCGCGTCGCGCGTTCCGTGCAAGACATCGTGCTGTGCGACGACGACACCGTACGCGTCGTCTACCAGGGCAGCATCGTGCCGACCCGCTATATCCGCGCTCCGATTCCAGTGCCTTCCGGCGTCATTCCGGGCAAGGTTACGATCACGGCAACACTCTGCTATCCGACTGGGGTCGATCCGCATCACCCCGACAACTACACACGCGCCGGGCTTGAGCCGACCTTCCGCCCGCATGATCAGAAGCGCAAGGACCCCAGTCAGGTTCACGCCGACAGCAAGAGCTTCTTCGGCAAGACGCAAAGCGGCTTGATGGAAGACGAGCTGCGGCGCGACGCGTGGAAATGGGAGAACTGCCTGCATACAAGCGTGACCTTCATGGGCAAGACTTTGCGCAACCCCGTGCTCGACATTTACTACAATGCGCGTCTTGGCGGCCGAAACTTCGCGCCGAAAGAGGAGTTGCCCTATGCGCTTGTTATCAGCGTCCACGCCAAGCATCTGGGCGACCTCTACGATAAGATCGTCCGCAAGTACGCACGGCAGCTCGAAACGTTACGGCCAGTCGTTGAGATTCCGGTGACCACCTGA